One genomic segment of Candidatus Nomurabacteria bacterium includes these proteins:
- a CDS encoding cysteine--tRNA ligase has product MALKLYNTLTREKELFVPHEKNLVRMYNCGPTVYWRMQLGNIRAYANWDILHRTLLYLGYDVDRVVNFTDVGHMTEDEDFGDDKIENTARSEGKTPQEISDHFINTVTQDFYSMNYLQPDGSQTRLDMTPDETKDHGWARATLHIEDMIAHNKMIEVNGFTYETEQALYFDVTKLPDYTKLSRQVLSDKLVGVRDEVIVDPNKKNPADFVLWMKRTGKYAKHLQHWESPWGDGFPGWHIECSAMGCKYLGEYIDIHTGGVDHISVHHTNERAQNIGAYGHEVVRFWLHNEFLTNKEGDKFSKSKGNAFTLVELREKGYDPLDLRYYFMSIHYRQPIRFSEDGLESAKNARKSLIDKILSLVRGSESLDEGDILKAYDERFRESLMDDLNVSSALAVISELLGSESKDSDKVRTILEFDRVLGLRLRESIEKALEKDLPSEVQDLVDQRAKARAEKDYQRSDDLRDRLKEMGYEVLDGVNGQDVRKIVL; this is encoded by the coding sequence ATGGCGCTAAAGCTGTACAACACACTCACCAGAGAGAAGGAGCTGTTCGTACCTCACGAGAAGAATTTAGTTCGTATGTACAACTGTGGACCAACAGTGTATTGGCGGATGCAGTTAGGAAATATTAGAGCTTATGCAAACTGGGATATCTTACATCGTACTCTTCTGTATCTCGGTTATGATGTTGATAGGGTGGTGAATTTCACAGATGTCGGTCATATGACCGAGGATGAGGATTTTGGAGATGATAAGATCGAGAATACTGCAAGATCAGAAGGAAAAACACCACAAGAGATCTCGGATCATTTCATAAATACAGTGACGCAGGATTTCTACTCGATGAACTACCTACAGCCTGATGGTAGTCAAACCAGGCTAGATATGACACCAGACGAAACCAAGGATCATGGATGGGCAAGGGCAACTCTTCATATCGAGGATATGATCGCACATAATAAAATGATAGAGGTAAATGGGTTTACATACGAAACAGAACAAGCATTGTATTTTGATGTCACAAAACTACCAGATTATACAAAGCTTAGTCGTCAGGTACTTTCGGATAAGTTGGTCGGAGTCCGTGATGAAGTTATAGTAGATCCCAATAAGAAAAACCCTGCCGATTTTGTACTATGGATGAAACGTACAGGAAAATATGCGAAACATCTTCAACATTGGGAAAGTCCATGGGGAGATGGCTTTCCTGGATGGCATATCGAGTGTAGTGCAATGGGTTGTAAATACCTGGGGGAGTATATAGACATCCATACTGGAGGCGTTGATCATATATCAGTCCATCATACAAATGAGAGAGCTCAGAATATCGGTGCATACGGACATGAGGTTGTGAGATTCTGGTTGCACAACGAATTTCTGACAAACAAAGAAGGTGATAAGTTTTCCAAAAGTAAAGGCAATGCTTTCACCCTAGTCGAACTTCGGGAAAAAGGATACGACCCTTTGGATCTTCGATATTACTTTATGTCTATTCATTACAGACAACCGATCCGCTTTAGTGAAGATGGGTTGGAAAGCGCTAAAAATGCCAGAAAGAGCTTGATAGATAAGATCCTCTCGCTTGTTAGGGGATCAGAGAGTCTTGACGAAGGGGATATTCTCAAAGCATACGATGAGAGATTTAGGGAATCTTTAATGGATGATCTGAATGTATCATCAGCATTGGCCGTAATATCAGAACTTCTAGGTTCTGAGAGCAAAGATAGCGACAAGGTACGGACAATATTAGAATTCGATCGTGTATTGGGATTGAGATTGAGGGAATCTATCGAAAAAGCTCTTGAAAAAGATCTTCCATCCGAGGTGCAAGACCTGGTAGATCAGAGGGCAAAGGCA